The Martelella sp. AD-3 genome includes a region encoding these proteins:
- a CDS encoding DMT family transporter produces MPFETNANPLRGIVLKLSSILAFLGMQTCIKLAGEGIAPGQVTFYRSLFGIVPIIVYLAWRHELKGAYKTKRPVGHFLRSLIGITSMGMGFYGLMHLPLPEVIALGYALPLLSVVFAALLLGEVVRIYRWTAVGVGLFGVMIISWPKLTLFREGGIGSEEALAVVLVLAGAALGALAMIQVRRLLVTEKGPTIVLYFSTFAALLSLATLPFGWASLGFWPLVLLILSGLFGGVGQIMMTESYRFADASTIAPFDYSSIIFGILISLFVFGEIPTLNTIAGSVFVVGAGIFIIYREHRLGLERRKIRRVSPSQNPS; encoded by the coding sequence ATGCCCTTCGAAACCAATGCCAACCCGTTGCGCGGCATCGTCCTCAAACTGTCCTCGATCCTTGCCTTTCTCGGCATGCAGACCTGCATCAAGCTCGCGGGCGAGGGGATCGCGCCGGGGCAGGTGACGTTTTACCGCTCCCTGTTCGGCATCGTGCCCATCATCGTCTATCTCGCCTGGCGGCATGAACTGAAGGGCGCTTACAAGACGAAACGCCCGGTCGGCCATTTCCTGCGCTCGCTGATCGGTATCACCTCCATGGGCATGGGGTTTTACGGCCTGATGCACCTGCCGTTGCCGGAGGTGATCGCCCTCGGCTATGCCCTGCCGCTGCTTTCCGTCGTCTTTGCCGCCCTGCTTCTTGGCGAGGTGGTGCGCATCTATCGCTGGACGGCCGTCGGCGTCGGGCTGTTCGGGGTGATGATCATCTCCTGGCCCAAGCTGACGCTTTTCCGCGAGGGCGGGATCGGTTCGGAGGAGGCGCTCGCCGTTGTTCTCGTCCTTGCAGGCGCGGCGCTCGGCGCGCTGGCGATGATCCAGGTCCGTCGCCTGCTGGTGACCGAGAAGGGGCCGACGATCGTGCTCTATTTCTCGACCTTTGCCGCGCTGCTGTCGCTTGCGACGCTGCCCTTCGGCTGGGCCTCGCTCGGCTTCTGGCCGCTCGTCCTGCTCATCCTGTCCGGTCTCTTCGGCGGCGTCGGCCAGATCATGATGACCGAGAGCTATCGCTTCGCCGATGCCTCGACGATCGCGCCCTTCGACTACAGCTCGATCATTTTCGGCATCCTGATATCGTTGTTCGTCTTCGGCGAAATACCGACGCTGAACACGATTGCCGGCTCCGTGTTCGTTGTCGGCGCCGGCATCTTCATCATCTATCGCGAGCACAGGCTGGGTCTCGAGCGGCGAAAGATCCGCCGCGTCTCCCCGTCGCAAAATCCGAGCTGA
- the pepN gene encoding aminopeptidase N, with protein sequence MRADKNRTVYLKDYQPTDFLIETVDLVFDLGETMTTVGSQIRMRRRPGADPSAPLIFDGDGLALSGLALDGKPLLPERYDSDADRLTIRDLPEDGAFTLTVKTRINPSANSQLLGLYRTNGVYSTQCEAEGFRRITYFYDRPDVLAVYTVTIIADEKTCPLLLSNGNLVEEHKLDDGRHMARWHDPFPKPSYLFALVAGDLAMIEDRFTTMSGRAVTLRIYVEHGKAGRAGYAMDSLKRAMKWDEERFGREYDLDIFMIVAVSDFNMGAMENKGLNIFNDRLILADPETATDDDYARIEAVVAHEYFHNWTGNRITCRDWFQLSLKEGLTVYREHEFSADERSRPVVRVEEVKFLRAHQFPEDGGPLAHPVRPAEYLEIDNFYTTTVYEKGSEVSRMIATLLGPDGFRKGLDLFFERHDGGAVTIEDYLKCFEDATGHDLAHFSLWYHQAGTPVISVASFYDEAKGELKLTLGQKTPPTPGERVKKPLHIPLRVGLIGPNGDDMEPSAISGGAHREDVLELTQDEQTFVFEGIGARPAISVNRDFSAPVRVRFDQSREDRLRIAGAETDLVARWDTVNALALEALVRATEEIRAGRTVRPDAGLSAVLVATAEDETLEPAFRALALTLPSELDIGREIGDNVDPDAIHTARKAVFEAIAEAGRETFIRLTADMGTRSAFSPDAESAGRRALANAALALASAAEKAPERASRAYQAADNMTDMLAAMRVLAHQFSGSGEAENALADFRRRFAREPLVLDKWFATLATVPGAQTLERVASLMGDDAFDETNPNRVRALIGAFASSNPTGFNRPDGAGYAFFADFILTSDKRNATLTARLMTAMRSFEALEPGRRALARKAIERIAGHDDLSRNLRDIVDRMLKG encoded by the coding sequence ATGCGAGCGGACAAGAACCGGACCGTTTACCTGAAGGACTATCAGCCGACCGATTTCCTCATCGAGACCGTCGACCTGGTGTTCGACCTCGGCGAGACAATGACGACCGTGGGGAGCCAGATCCGCATGCGCCGCCGGCCGGGCGCGGACCCTTCCGCTCCGCTGATCTTCGACGGCGACGGGCTCGCCTTGTCCGGCCTTGCGCTTGACGGCAAGCCGTTGCTCCCCGAGCGCTATGACAGCGACGCCGACAGGCTGACGATCCGCGACCTGCCCGAGGACGGCGCCTTCACGCTGACGGTCAAGACGCGCATCAATCCGAGCGCGAACAGCCAGCTTCTCGGCCTCTACCGGACAAACGGCGTCTATTCGACCCAGTGCGAGGCGGAGGGCTTTCGCCGCATCACCTATTTCTACGACCGGCCCGACGTGCTGGCGGTCTACACGGTGACGATCATCGCCGACGAGAAGACCTGCCCGCTCCTGCTGTCGAACGGCAATCTCGTCGAGGAACACAAGCTCGATGACGGCCGGCACATGGCCCGGTGGCACGACCCCTTCCCCAAGCCGTCCTATCTCTTCGCGCTCGTCGCCGGCGACCTTGCGATGATCGAGGACAGGTTCACGACCATGTCGGGCCGCGCGGTCACGCTCAGGATCTATGTCGAGCACGGCAAGGCCGGACGCGCCGGCTATGCGATGGATTCGCTCAAGCGCGCGATGAAGTGGGACGAGGAACGCTTCGGGCGCGAATACGACCTCGACATCTTCATGATCGTCGCCGTCTCCGATTTCAACATGGGCGCGATGGAGAACAAGGGCCTCAACATTTTCAATGACCGGCTGATCCTGGCGGATCCGGAAACGGCGACCGACGACGATTATGCCCGGATCGAGGCCGTGGTGGCGCATGAATATTTCCACAACTGGACCGGCAACCGGATCACCTGCCGCGACTGGTTCCAGCTGAGCCTCAAGGAAGGCCTGACGGTCTATCGCGAGCATGAGTTCTCCGCCGACGAGCGCTCGCGCCCGGTCGTGCGGGTGGAGGAAGTGAAATTCCTCAGGGCCCACCAGTTCCCGGAAGACGGCGGGCCGCTCGCCCATCCGGTGCGCCCGGCCGAATATCTCGAGATCGACAATTTCTATACGACAACGGTCTACGAGAAGGGCTCCGAGGTCTCGCGCATGATCGCCACGCTTCTGGGACCGGATGGCTTCCGCAAGGGACTCGACCTGTTCTTCGAGCGCCATGACGGCGGCGCGGTGACGATCGAGGATTACCTGAAGTGCTTCGAGGATGCGACCGGCCACGATCTCGCGCATTTCTCGCTCTGGTACCACCAGGCCGGAACGCCGGTGATCTCGGTTGCCAGTTTCTATGACGAGGCGAAGGGCGAGCTGAAGCTGACGCTCGGCCAGAAGACGCCGCCCACCCCCGGCGAGAGGGTCAAGAAGCCGCTGCACATCCCGCTCCGGGTCGGCCTCATCGGCCCGAACGGTGACGACATGGAACCGTCGGCGATCAGCGGCGGGGCACATCGCGAGGACGTTCTGGAACTCACGCAGGACGAGCAGACCTTCGTCTTTGAAGGGATCGGCGCGCGTCCGGCCATTTCGGTCAATCGCGATTTCTCCGCGCCGGTGCGGGTCCGCTTCGACCAGTCGCGCGAGGACCGGCTCAGGATCGCCGGGGCCGAGACCGATCTGGTTGCCCGCTGGGATACGGTCAATGCATTGGCGCTCGAGGCGCTGGTCAGGGCGACGGAGGAGATCAGGGCCGGACGGACGGTGAGGCCGGATGCAGGCTTGAGCGCGGTTCTCGTCGCCACGGCGGAGGACGAGACGCTCGAACCCGCTTTCCGCGCCCTGGCGCTGACGCTGCCGAGCGAACTCGATATCGGCCGCGAGATCGGCGACAATGTCGACCCGGACGCGATCCATACGGCGCGAAAGGCGGTTTTCGAGGCCATTGCCGAAGCCGGGCGCGAGACCTTCATCCGCCTGACAGCCGACATGGGCACGCGCAGCGCCTTCAGCCCCGATGCCGAAAGCGCCGGCAGACGGGCGCTCGCCAACGCGGCGCTCGCGCTTGCCTCGGCCGCAGAGAAGGCGCCTGAACGCGCAAGCCGGGCTTATCAGGCGGCGGACAACATGACGGACATGCTGGCCGCCATGCGGGTTCTGGCCCACCAGTTTTCAGGCTCCGGCGAGGCGGAAAACGCGCTTGCCGATTTCAGGCGCCGCTTTGCCCGCGAGCCGCTGGTGCTCGACAAATGGTTCGCGACGCTGGCGACGGTTCCGGGCGCGCAGACGCTTGAACGCGTCGCATCGCTGATGGGTGACGATGCCTTCGACGAGACCAACCCCAACCGGGTGCGCGCCCTTATCGGAGCCTTCGCCTCGTCCAATCCGACCGGGTTCAACCGGCCCGACGGCGCGGGCTACGCTTTCTTCGCCGACTTCATCCTGACCTCCGACAAGCGCAATGCCACGCTGACGGCCCGGCTGATGACGGCGATGCGCTCGTTCGAGGCGCTTGAGCCGGGACGGCGCGCGCTTGCCCGCAAGGCTATCGAACGCATTGCCGGCCATGATGATCTCTCCCGCAACCTGCGGGATATCGTCGATCGCATGTTGAAAGGCTGA